One genomic region from Prunus persica cultivar Lovell chromosome G3, Prunus_persica_NCBIv2, whole genome shotgun sequence encodes:
- the LOC18783076 gene encoding ribonuclease 3-like protein 1 isoform X2 yields the protein MPVLEGENPSPKEGVKVVGCDERATKSDPTTDISQQLENLKVEDASSGSTGCREFSSDTEIGANEKTASTNEGSCNKLPARSQLYEICVGKKWKLPLYECCKEEGPPHMRKFTYKVIVEIEETEKTVLECFGAPHSKKKSAAEHAAEAALWYLKNIGYDSKDR from the exons ATGCCTGTACTCGAAGGTGAAAATCCAAGCCCCAAAGAGGGAGTGAAGGTGGTTGGATGTGATGAGAGAGCTACAAAATCAGATCCTACTACTGATATATCTCAACaacttgaaaatttgaaggttGAAGATGCTTCTTCTGGTTCTACAGGGTGCAGGGAATTTTCTTCTGACACAGAGATTGGGGCTAATGAAAAGACTGCTTCAACAAATGAAG GTTCTTGTAATAAGCTACCAGCAAGATCACAGTTATATGAGATATGTGTTGGAAAAAAATGGAAGCTCCCTTTGTATGAGTGCTGCAAAGAGGAAGGACCACCCCACATGAGAAA GTTCACCTACAAGGTTATTGTTGAGATAGAAGAAACCGAAAAGACAGTTTTGGAATGCTTTGGCGCTCCtcattcaaaaaagaaatcagcAGCAGAGCACGCTGCTGAAGCAGCGTTATGGTACTTAAAGAATATTGGTTATGACTCGAAGGATCGGTGA
- the LOC18783076 gene encoding ribonuclease 3-like protein 1 isoform X1 yields the protein MPVLEGENPSPKEGVKVVGCDERATKSDPTTDISQQLENLKVEDASSGSTGCREFSSDTEIGANEKTASTNEAGSCNKLPARSQLYEICVGKKWKLPLYECCKEEGPPHMRKFTYKVIVEIEETEKTVLECFGAPHSKKKSAAEHAAEAALWYLKNIGYDSKDR from the exons ATGCCTGTACTCGAAGGTGAAAATCCAAGCCCCAAAGAGGGAGTGAAGGTGGTTGGATGTGATGAGAGAGCTACAAAATCAGATCCTACTACTGATATATCTCAACaacttgaaaatttgaaggttGAAGATGCTTCTTCTGGTTCTACAGGGTGCAGGGAATTTTCTTCTGACACAGAGATTGGGGCTAATGAAAAGACTGCTTCAACAAATGAAG CAGGTTCTTGTAATAAGCTACCAGCAAGATCACAGTTATATGAGATATGTGTTGGAAAAAAATGGAAGCTCCCTTTGTATGAGTGCTGCAAAGAGGAAGGACCACCCCACATGAGAAA GTTCACCTACAAGGTTATTGTTGAGATAGAAGAAACCGAAAAGACAGTTTTGGAATGCTTTGGCGCTCCtcattcaaaaaagaaatcagcAGCAGAGCACGCTGCTGAAGCAGCGTTATGGTACTTAAAGAATATTGGTTATGACTCGAAGGATCGGTGA